A single window of Maylandia zebra isolate NMK-2024a linkage group LG2, Mzebra_GT3a, whole genome shotgun sequence DNA harbors:
- the LOC106676692 gene encoding uncharacterized protein LOC106676692: MASKRQQESGAEKRKKKRKRDETQASLAGSMLKYVQGGSQGQDEPSSSSAIPGHQPPAIVDPATIPSQEEQEPSTTSSGEV, translated from the exons ATGGCCTCGAAACGGCAACAGGAGTCGGGAgcggagaaaagaaagaagaagaggaagcgtGATGAAACTCAGGCGTCGCTTGCCG GGTCAATGCTTAAATATGTTCAAGGAGGATCTCAAGGACAGGATGAACCATCCAGTAGTAGTGCCATCCCTGGACATCAACCACCAGCCATTGTAGACCCTGCAACAATCCCTAGCCAAGAAGAACAAGAACCATCAACCACCAGTTCAG GAGAGGTTTGA